One Nematostella vectensis chromosome 10, jaNemVect1.1, whole genome shotgun sequence genomic window carries:
- the LOC5522035 gene encoding orexin receptor type 2 codes for MENSTDFIRTTNTTPTAGDLTALRVAEYSLFAIIFIVGVVGNSLVCLVIFKTPNMRNTRNYLIVNLAIADITVALVCIPFDVVIRVYGDTWVLGAAMCKMVWPSMTFVATCSAATLAAISFDRYRAVVHPWKPRLSMRQTLAVIVSTWLVSFLVVLPYILVLGMDGHSCTEFWLKDIHRQLYTVFLFVFAYALPLVIIAFAYTRVALKLREQSNRIEKNKLASGIPSSSKYNWSKTVTMTARDEISADMTSSPHNGSAKDQCVAKEYRESINDRTTSHTVPLTINPQKEARRLARSTRITKMLVTVVLIYALCLLPNQVLWLWMEFGTGNEFEHMNTLLTFTGMLVYINSIVNPFLYAGLNDEFKKGFARLLCCKGKYLKSIA; via the exons ATGGAGAATTCCACAGACTTCATACGCACGACCAATACGACACCTACGGCAGGGGACCTGACGGCCTTGCGCGTGGCCGAGTATTCTCTCTTCGCCATCATCTTCATCGTGGGAGTTGTCGGAAATAGCCTCGTCTGCCTGGTGATCTTCAAAACGCCGAACATGCGCAATACCAGGAACTACTTGATAGTGAACCTGGCTATTGCTGATATCACTGTGGCATTGGTGTGTATCCCATTTGACGTGGTTATCAGGGTGTATGGGGACACGTGGGTCTTGGGCGCGGCCATGTGCAAGATGGTCTGGCCGTCGATGACTTTTGTGGCAACGTGTTCTGCTGCGACGCTGGCGGCAATCAGTTTTGACAG GTACCGCGCGGTGGTTCACCCGTGGAAACCGCGCCTCAGCATGCGCCAGACTCTAGCCGTTATCGTGAGCACGTGGCTGGTCTCTTTCCTTGTAGTGTTACCCTACATTCTAGTGCTAGGGATGGACGGACACTCCTGCACTGAGTTCTGGTTAAAAGACATCCACCGCCAACTCTACACAGTGTTCTTATTCGTCTTTGCGTACGCGTTACCACTCGTGATTATCGCATTTGCTTACACTCGTGTCGCACTCAAACTAAGGGAGCAATCAAATCGCATCGAGAAGAACAAACTGGCTAGCGGGATACCATCATCTTCTAAATATAACTGGTCAAAGACTGTCACCATGACAGCCAGGGATGAGATAAGTGCGGATATGACGTCATCCCCGCATAATGGATCTGCCAAAGACCAATGCGTAGCCAAGGAGTACAGAGAGTCTATTAATGACAGGACGACGTCACACACAGTGCCTCTCACGATAAACCCGCAGAAAGAGGCGCGAAGGCTCGCGCGCAGCACAAGGATCACGAAAATGTTAGTGACGGTGGTGCTCATTTACGCATTGTGTCTCTTACCCAATCAGGTGCTATGGCTGTGGATGGAGTTTGGGACTGGGAATGAGTTTGAGCACATGAACACGCTGTTAACCTTTACAGGGATGTTGGTGTACATCAATAGCATCGTAAATCCGTTTCTGTACGCAGGACTGAATGACGAGTTTAAAAAGGGATTTGCGAGACTGCTCTGCTGTAAAGGCAAATATCTCAAGTCCATTGCGTAG